The following proteins are co-located in the Deinococcus metallilatus genome:
- the rpsL gene encoding 30S ribosomal protein S12: protein MPTTQQLLRKGRTTLQKKSKVPALKGSPFRRGVCTVVKTTTPKKPNSALRKIARVRLSSGFEVTAYIPGEGHNLQEHSVVLIRGGRVKDLPGVRYHIVRGSLDTQGVKDRNKSRSKYGTKKPKAGAAAAGAKKK, encoded by the coding sequence CTGCCTACCACCCAACAGTTGCTCCGCAAGGGGCGCACCACCCTCCAGAAGAAGAGCAAGGTTCCGGCGCTCAAGGGCAGCCCCTTCCGCCGCGGCGTCTGCACGGTCGTGAAGACCACCACGCCCAAGAAGCCCAACTCGGCGCTCCGCAAGATCGCCCGCGTGCGGCTCTCCAGCGGCTTTGAAGTGACCGCGTATATCCCCGGCGAAGGCCACAACCTCCAGGAGCACAGCGTCGTGCTGATCCGCGGTGGCCGTGTGAAGGACCTCCCGGGTGTGCGTTACCACATCGTGCGCGGCAGCCTCGACACCCAGGGCGTCAAGGACCGCAACAAGAGCCGTTCCAAGTACGGCACCAAGAAGCCCAAGGCGGGCGCTGCCGCCGCGGGCGCCAAGAAGAAGTAA